In one Acomys russatus chromosome 15, mAcoRus1.1, whole genome shotgun sequence genomic region, the following are encoded:
- the Abhd18 gene encoding protein ABHD18 isoform X1: MGVSKLDILYRRLLLTKLFIRGWGRPEDLKRLFEFRKMIGNREKCQSLVSRDYPVHIDKVEEQSDCKILDGHFVSPMAHYVPGIMPIESVTARFQFIVPKEWNGRYRPVCIHLAGTGDHHYWRRRTLMARPMIKEARMASLLLENPYYILLWKPKDQVRSSLKNVSDLFVMGGALILESAALLHWLEREGYGPLGMTGISMGGHMASLAVSNWPKPMPLIPCLSWSTASGVFTTGVLSKSINWRELEKQYYTQTVYEEEIIHMLEYCGTDSFKMEHEFMKHFPSPADKLTNLNLVSRTLNLDMTDQVVSPKHAECQNSGKTSISATSKGHLLQDATKMECLNQTLATNKSRYTSHTSQSFHLLNREKRRSSLQKESLIFMKGVMDECTHVANFSVPVDPSLIIVVQAKEDAYIPRTGVRSLQEIWPGCEIRYLEGGHISAYLFKQGLFRQAIYDAFERFLHKYAN; the protein is encoded by the exons ATGGGTGTAAGCAAGTTAGATATTCTATACCGAAGACTTCTCCTCACAAAACTTTTCATCAGAGGATGGGGAAGGCCAGAAGATCTCAAGAG ACTCTTTGAATTCAGAAAGATGATTGGAAATCGAGAAAAGTGTCAAAGCCTGGTTTCAAGAGACTATCCAGTACACATTGACAAG gttgAGGAACAGTCAGATTGTAAGATCCTAGATGGACACTTTGTTTCTCCCATGGCCCACTATGTACCTGGTATCATGCCAATTGAGTCTGTTACTGCAAG gttcCAGTTTATCGTGCCTAAGGAATGGAATGGCAGATACAGACCTGTGTGCATTCATCTGGCTGGAACAGGAGACCAT CATTACTGGAGGCGTAGAACTCTCATGGCCCGTCCTATGATTAAGGAGGCCAGAATGGCTTCATTATTGCTAGAAAACCCTTATTATATCCTTTTGTG GAAGCCCAAGGACCAAGT AAGATCCAGCTTAAAAAATGTCTCTGACCTATTTGTGATGGGAGGCGCTCTTATTCTAGAGTCTGCAGCTCTCTTGCACTGGCTGGAGAGGGAAGGCTACGGACCTCTTGGGATGACCGGAATATCCATGGGAGGACAT ATGGCCTCCTTAGCAGTGTCCAACTGGCCCAAGCCCATGCCATTGATTCCATGCCTGTCTTGGTCCACAGCATCTGGAGTCTTCACTACG GGTGTATTAAGTAAATCAATTAATTGGCGGGAGCTGGAAAAGCAGTATTATACACAGACAGTTTATGAAGAAGAAATTATTCATATGCTTGAATACTGTGGG ACAGACTCTTTCAAAATGGAACATGAGTTCATGAAACACTTCCCTAGCCCTGCAGACAAGCTGACTAACCTGAATCTGGTTTCTAGAACTTTAAATTTAGATATGACAGACCAAGTTGTATCCCCAAAGCATGCTGAGTGCCAAAATTCTGGTAAAACATCTATCAGTGCTACTTCAAAAGGTCACCTGCTGCAAGATGCCACTAAGATGGAATGCTTGAATCAAACACTCGCAACTAACAAAAGTCGTTATACAAGTCACACCTCTCAGTCATTTCACCTGctcaacagagaaaaaagaagaagcagtcTTCAAAAAGAATCTTTAATATTCATGAAAGGAGTCATGGATGAATGCACCCATGTAGCAAACTTCTCAG TTCCAGTTGATCCAAGCCTCATTATAGTGGTACAAGCCAAAGAAGATGCCTATATTCCACGAACAGGAGTTCGAAGCCTACAAGAAATTTGGCCTGGTTGTGAAATCCGGTACCTAGAAGGGGGTCATATCAGTGCTTATCTTTTTAAACAAGGACTCTTCAG aCAAGCCATCTACGATGCCTTTGAACGTTTCCTTCATAAATATGCTAACTAA
- the Abhd18 gene encoding protein ABHD18 isoform X3, with product MDTLFLPWPTMYLVSCQLSLLLQGSSLSCLRNGMADTDLCAFIWLEQETIRSSLKNVSDLFVMGGALILESAALLHWLEREGYGPLGMTGISMGGHMASLAVSNWPKPMPLIPCLSWSTASGVFTTGVLSKSINWRELEKQYYTQTVYEEEIIHMLEYCGTDSFKMEHEFMKHFPSPADKLTNLNLVSRTLNLDMTDQVVSPKHAECQNSGKTSISATSKGHLLQDATKMECLNQTLATNKSRYTSHTSQSFHLLNREKRRSSLQKESLIFMKGVMDECTHVANFSVPVDPSLIIVVQAKEDAYIPRTGVRSLQEIWPGCEIRYLEGGHISAYLFKQGLFRQAIYDAFERFLHKYAN from the exons ATGGACACTTTGTTTCTCCCATGGCCCACTATGTACCTGGTATCATGCCAATTGAGTCTGTTACTGCAAG gttcCAGTTTATCGTGCCTAAGGAATGGAATGGCAGATACAGACCTGTGTGCATTCATCTGGCTGGAACAGGAGACCAT AAGATCCAGCTTAAAAAATGTCTCTGACCTATTTGTGATGGGAGGCGCTCTTATTCTAGAGTCTGCAGCTCTCTTGCACTGGCTGGAGAGGGAAGGCTACGGACCTCTTGGGATGACCGGAATATCCATGGGAGGACAT ATGGCCTCCTTAGCAGTGTCCAACTGGCCCAAGCCCATGCCATTGATTCCATGCCTGTCTTGGTCCACAGCATCTGGAGTCTTCACTACG GGTGTATTAAGTAAATCAATTAATTGGCGGGAGCTGGAAAAGCAGTATTATACACAGACAGTTTATGAAGAAGAAATTATTCATATGCTTGAATACTGTGGG ACAGACTCTTTCAAAATGGAACATGAGTTCATGAAACACTTCCCTAGCCCTGCAGACAAGCTGACTAACCTGAATCTGGTTTCTAGAACTTTAAATTTAGATATGACAGACCAAGTTGTATCCCCAAAGCATGCTGAGTGCCAAAATTCTGGTAAAACATCTATCAGTGCTACTTCAAAAGGTCACCTGCTGCAAGATGCCACTAAGATGGAATGCTTGAATCAAACACTCGCAACTAACAAAAGTCGTTATACAAGTCACACCTCTCAGTCATTTCACCTGctcaacagagaaaaaagaagaagcagtcTTCAAAAAGAATCTTTAATATTCATGAAAGGAGTCATGGATGAATGCACCCATGTAGCAAACTTCTCAG TTCCAGTTGATCCAAGCCTCATTATAGTGGTACAAGCCAAAGAAGATGCCTATATTCCACGAACAGGAGTTCGAAGCCTACAAGAAATTTGGCCTGGTTGTGAAATCCGGTACCTAGAAGGGGGTCATATCAGTGCTTATCTTTTTAAACAAGGACTCTTCAG aCAAGCCATCTACGATGCCTTTGAACGTTTCCTTCATAAATATGCTAACTAA
- the Abhd18 gene encoding protein ABHD18 isoform X2, whose protein sequence is MAHYVPGIMPIESVTARFQFIVPKEWNGRYRPVCIHLAGTGDHHYWRRRTLMARPMIKEARMASLLLENPYYILLWKPKDQVRSSLKNVSDLFVMGGALILESAALLHWLEREGYGPLGMTGISMGGHMASLAVSNWPKPMPLIPCLSWSTASGVFTTGVLSKSINWRELEKQYYTQTVYEEEIIHMLEYCGTDSFKMEHEFMKHFPSPADKLTNLNLVSRTLNLDMTDQVVSPKHAECQNSGKTSISATSKGHLLQDATKMECLNQTLATNKSRYTSHTSQSFHLLNREKRRSSLQKESLIFMKGVMDECTHVANFSVPVDPSLIIVVQAKEDAYIPRTGVRSLQEIWPGCEIRYLEGGHISAYLFKQGLFRQAIYDAFERFLHKYAN, encoded by the exons ATGGCCCACTATGTACCTGGTATCATGCCAATTGAGTCTGTTACTGCAAG gttcCAGTTTATCGTGCCTAAGGAATGGAATGGCAGATACAGACCTGTGTGCATTCATCTGGCTGGAACAGGAGACCAT CATTACTGGAGGCGTAGAACTCTCATGGCCCGTCCTATGATTAAGGAGGCCAGAATGGCTTCATTATTGCTAGAAAACCCTTATTATATCCTTTTGTG GAAGCCCAAGGACCAAGT AAGATCCAGCTTAAAAAATGTCTCTGACCTATTTGTGATGGGAGGCGCTCTTATTCTAGAGTCTGCAGCTCTCTTGCACTGGCTGGAGAGGGAAGGCTACGGACCTCTTGGGATGACCGGAATATCCATGGGAGGACAT ATGGCCTCCTTAGCAGTGTCCAACTGGCCCAAGCCCATGCCATTGATTCCATGCCTGTCTTGGTCCACAGCATCTGGAGTCTTCACTACG GGTGTATTAAGTAAATCAATTAATTGGCGGGAGCTGGAAAAGCAGTATTATACACAGACAGTTTATGAAGAAGAAATTATTCATATGCTTGAATACTGTGGG ACAGACTCTTTCAAAATGGAACATGAGTTCATGAAACACTTCCCTAGCCCTGCAGACAAGCTGACTAACCTGAATCTGGTTTCTAGAACTTTAAATTTAGATATGACAGACCAAGTTGTATCCCCAAAGCATGCTGAGTGCCAAAATTCTGGTAAAACATCTATCAGTGCTACTTCAAAAGGTCACCTGCTGCAAGATGCCACTAAGATGGAATGCTTGAATCAAACACTCGCAACTAACAAAAGTCGTTATACAAGTCACACCTCTCAGTCATTTCACCTGctcaacagagaaaaaagaagaagcagtcTTCAAAAAGAATCTTTAATATTCATGAAAGGAGTCATGGATGAATGCACCCATGTAGCAAACTTCTCAG TTCCAGTTGATCCAAGCCTCATTATAGTGGTACAAGCCAAAGAAGATGCCTATATTCCACGAACAGGAGTTCGAAGCCTACAAGAAATTTGGCCTGGTTGTGAAATCCGGTACCTAGAAGGGGGTCATATCAGTGCTTATCTTTTTAAACAAGGACTCTTCAG aCAAGCCATCTACGATGCCTTTGAACGTTTCCTTCATAAATATGCTAACTAA
- the Abhd18 gene encoding protein ABHD18 isoform X4, whose translation MGGALILESAALLHWLEREGYGPLGMTGISMGGHMASLAVSNWPKPMPLIPCLSWSTASGVFTTGVLSKSINWRELEKQYYTQTVYEEEIIHMLEYCGTDSFKMEHEFMKHFPSPADKLTNLNLVSRTLNLDMTDQVVSPKHAECQNSGKTSISATSKGHLLQDATKMECLNQTLATNKSRYTSHTSQSFHLLNREKRRSSLQKESLIFMKGVMDECTHVANFSVPVDPSLIIVVQAKEDAYIPRTGVRSLQEIWPGCEIRYLEGGHISAYLFKQGLFRQAIYDAFERFLHKYAN comes from the exons ATGGGAGGCGCTCTTATTCTAGAGTCTGCAGCTCTCTTGCACTGGCTGGAGAGGGAAGGCTACGGACCTCTTGGGATGACCGGAATATCCATGGGAGGACAT ATGGCCTCCTTAGCAGTGTCCAACTGGCCCAAGCCCATGCCATTGATTCCATGCCTGTCTTGGTCCACAGCATCTGGAGTCTTCACTACG GGTGTATTAAGTAAATCAATTAATTGGCGGGAGCTGGAAAAGCAGTATTATACACAGACAGTTTATGAAGAAGAAATTATTCATATGCTTGAATACTGTGGG ACAGACTCTTTCAAAATGGAACATGAGTTCATGAAACACTTCCCTAGCCCTGCAGACAAGCTGACTAACCTGAATCTGGTTTCTAGAACTTTAAATTTAGATATGACAGACCAAGTTGTATCCCCAAAGCATGCTGAGTGCCAAAATTCTGGTAAAACATCTATCAGTGCTACTTCAAAAGGTCACCTGCTGCAAGATGCCACTAAGATGGAATGCTTGAATCAAACACTCGCAACTAACAAAAGTCGTTATACAAGTCACACCTCTCAGTCATTTCACCTGctcaacagagaaaaaagaagaagcagtcTTCAAAAAGAATCTTTAATATTCATGAAAGGAGTCATGGATGAATGCACCCATGTAGCAAACTTCTCAG TTCCAGTTGATCCAAGCCTCATTATAGTGGTACAAGCCAAAGAAGATGCCTATATTCCACGAACAGGAGTTCGAAGCCTACAAGAAATTTGGCCTGGTTGTGAAATCCGGTACCTAGAAGGGGGTCATATCAGTGCTTATCTTTTTAAACAAGGACTCTTCAG aCAAGCCATCTACGATGCCTTTGAACGTTTCCTTCATAAATATGCTAACTAA